The genomic DNA CCGACTGGGCCACGGCCCAGGCGCGGCTCGACGAGGCCGAGCTGTTCTGGATCTCGACGGTACGGCCGGACGGGCGGCCGCATGTGACGCCCCTGCCGGCGGTGTGGGCGGACGGGGCGCTGCACTTCTGCACCGGCCCCGAGGAGCGCAAGGCGCTCAACCTCGCCGGCAATCCGCACGTCGTGCTGACGACCGGCACGAACACCGTCGACACGGGGTACGACCTGGTCGTCGAGGGTGCGGCGGTGCGGGTCGTGGACGAGGACCGGCTGCGGGAGCTGGCCGCCGCGTGGGAGGCGAAGTACGGCAGTTTCTGGCACTTCGACGTGCGGGACGGGGCCTTCCATCACGGTTCCGGGCACGCCTTTGTGTTCGCTGTGGCGCCCCGCACGGTTTTCGGCTTCGGTAAGGGGGAGCCGTTCAGCCAGACGCGGTGGCGGTTCGAGTGACACGCCTGACAAAGGAGTCAAGCCATGGACATGACCCTCGAAGTGATCCTGCTGCCCGTCTCGGACGTGGACCGGGCCAAGGCGTTCTACCAGGACAAGGTCGGCTTCCATGTCGATCTCGACGGTGAGGTGATGGAGGGCGTGCGGATCGTGCAGCTCACGCCGCCGGGGTCCGGGTGTTCCATCGCCCTCGTGGACGGGTTGCAGGTGCCCACCGGTACCCCGCAGCCCGGGACGTACCACGGCATGCAGTTGTGCGTGCAGGACGCGAAGGCGGCCTACGACGAGCTGACCGCGCGCGGGCTCGAGGTCAGTGAGCCGGTGCAGTTCGCGCCGCAGGACGGGGCGACGTTCATGTACTTCAAGGACCCGGACGGCAACGGCTGGGCGATCCAGGAGTACCGGAAGCGGGCGACCGAGCCGCTGCACCAGGTGCTGGCTCAACTGGCGGGGCCGCAGCAGTAGTTCGCCACCGACAGCAGTTCACCACTTCTTCATCCATCGGGTTGGGAGCGGTGGGATGCGGGCATTTTGGCGTGTGCATGCTCTGTCCGCACCGTCACCCCCGTCCTCCCCCCCCACCCGGAGGTTGAAGTGTCCGGCAGTTCTGGCAATTCCGGCAGTTCTGGCAGTTCTGGCAGTTCCGTTGGTTCCGTTGGTTCCGCGTACCGCCGCAGCCGCGCCGTCGTGGCGTCCGCGCTCGCCTTCTCGGCAGCCGCCGTCGGGGTCTGGACCGGCTTCGGCACCGTCTCGGCCGCGCACGCCGCGACCGTGGTGCCGACCCCGGACCACGTCGTCGTGGTGGTGATGGAGAACCACGCCTACAGCCAGGTCATCGGCTCCTCCAGTGCCCCCTACATCAACTCGCTCGCGACCGGCGGCGCCGCCCTCACCCAGTCGTACGGGATCACCCACCCGAGCCAGCCGAACTACTTCGCCCTGTTCTCCGGCTCCACCCAGGGCATCACCAGCGACAGTTGCTACACGGCCGGCTTCTCCTCGGCCGCGAACCTCGCCTCCGAGGTGACCGCCGCGGGTGGCAGTTGGGCGAGCTACAACGAGACGCTGCCGAGCCAGGGTTCGACGACGTGCAGCAGCGGCACCTACGCGCGTAAGCACAACCCGTGGTTCGGCTTCTCGAACGTCGCGACGTCCACGGCGAAGACGTTCACGCAGTTCCCGACGGACTACACGGCCCTCCCCGACCTCTCCTTCGTCACCCCCAACCTGTGCAGCGACATGCACGACTGCTCGGTGGCGACCGGTGACACCTGGCTGAAGAACAACCTCGGCGCGTACGCCACGTGGGCCAAGACCCACAACAGCCTGCTCGTCGTCACCTTCGACGAGGACAACCTGCTCAGCGGCAACCGCATCCCGACGGTCTTCTACGGCCAGCCGGTGAAGGCCGGTTCGACGTCCTCGACCACGTACAACCACTACAACCTGCTGCGGACCCTGGAGGACTCCCAGGGCCTGACCACCCACGCGGGCAACGCGGCCTCGGCCGCCGACATCACCGGCATCTGGGCGTCCTGAGATGTACGTGGCGGACAGCCGCGCCAACGCCGGAAGCACCACCGCGAGTACTACGGGTACTCCGGCGCGGGTGTCCGCCGTGGTCGCCCCCACGGTCTTCGCCCTCGGCGCGGTCAGCCTGATCACCGACGTGTCGTCCGAGATGGTGACCGCGGTCCTCCCGCTGTACCTGGTGACGGGCCTGGGCCTCTCCCCACTGGGCTTCGGTCTCCTGGACGGCATCTACAACGGCTTCTCGGCCCTAGTCCGCCTGGTCGGCGGTCACCTCGCCGACCGGGGCGGCGGCCGGCACAAGTGGGTAGCGGGCGTGGGCTACGCCGTCTCGGCGGCCTGCAAGCCTCTCCTCCTGCTCGCCCACACCCTCACTCCCATCGGTCTGATCCTCGCCGCCGACCGCACGGGCAAGGGCCTGCGCACGGCACCGCGCGACGCGCTGATCTCCCTCTCCTCCACCCCGGAGAACCGGGGTCGTGCCTTCGGGGTACACCGCGCGATGGACACGGCGGGCGCGCTGCTCGGCCCGCTGGTGGCGTTCCTGATCCTCCGGGCGACGGTGGACGGCTACGACGCGGTGTTCACGGTGAGCTTCTGCGTGGCGGTGGTCGGCGTCCTGGTGCTGGTGCTGTTCGTGCCGGGATCGTCGTCAACTGCCGCGCCCCGCACGGAGAAAGCCGTACGGGAGAGGGTCGTAGGGGAAAGGGCCGTAGGGGAGAAGGCTGTACGCCCCACCCTCCGCGCCGCCTTCGCCCTCCTCGCCCGCCGCGACCTGCGCCGTATCACCGTCTGCGCACTCCTCCTCGGCCTCGCGACGGTCAGCGACTCCTTCGTCTACCTGCTGCTGCAACGGCGCCTCGGCGTCCCCGACCGCTGGTTCGCGCTGCTGCCGCTGGGCACGGCGGCGGCGTTCCTGCTGCTGGCCGTACCACTGGGCCGGCTCGCGGACCGTGTCGGCCGCTGGCAGGTGTTCCTGGCGGGCCACGGAGCCCTCCTCACGGCGTACGCCCTCCTACTCACCTCCTGGCACGGCACGGCCCTCCCCTACGCCGTCCTCCTCCTGCACGGCGCCTTCTACGCGGCGACCGACGGCGTGCTGATGGCGGCGGCCTCGGACAGCGTGCCGGAGGAACTGCGGTCGTCGGGGCTGGCGTTGGTGCAGACGGGCCAGGCGGCGGCGCGGTTCGTGTGCTCGCTGGGCTTCGGTGCGGCGTGGACGCTGTGGGGCGACCGTACGGCGCTCATGGCGTCGGCGGTGGCGCTGGCGGGCTGCGCGGCGTTCGCCCTGACGCTCCGCCCCGGCCGATCAGTCCCGGAGCCCGTCTCATGACCCTGCGCAGCCGCATCCTGGTCCTCCTCGCCGCCGTGGCCGTACTCGCCGCAGTGGCCACGGCCTCGGTCCTGCACGCGTCCGCCCGGTCCGAGCGGCGGAACGAGACCCAGCCCGGCGGCCCGAAGATCACGGCGGGCCGGATCACCCTGACCGACCCCGACCGCATGGTGTTCCGCAACATGGCATGGGGCCCACACCGCGACGAACTCACCACGGTCCCGGCGTCGAACCCCGCCGGCCCCCGCATCGCCTCGGGCCTCAAGTGCCTGCGCTTTTACGCGAGTTCGGGCACCGGAGTCTGCCTCCAGGCGGTCCACGGCACGGTCACGGACACCTACCGCGCGCTGATCCTCGACGCCCACCTCAAGGAGACGGCCCGCTACGACGTCCCCGGCATCCCCTCCCGCGCCCGGGTCTCCCCCACGGGCCACTTCGCCGCGTGGACGGCATTCGTCGGCGGCGACTCCTACGCCGGCACGAACTTCTCGACGCGAGCGGCGATCGTCGACACCAGGACGGGCCATCTGATCCCGTCCCTGGAGTCCTTCCGCATCCTCAAGGACGGACACATCTACCACGCGGCCGACGTCAACTTCTGGGGCGTGACCTTCGCGGCGGACGACCGCACGTTCTACGCGACGCTGGCGACGAAGGGCAGCACATATCTGGTGCGGGGCGACCTGCACACCCGCACGGTCACCACGATCCACACCAACGTCGAATGCCCGTCCCTGTCCCCCGACGGCACGAGGATCGCCTTCAAGAAACGCGTGAAGGGCCTCCCGAAGGACGCCCCGTGGCATCTGTACGTACTCGACCTCCGCACGATGCGCGAAACCCCGCTGGCGGAGTCGAGAAGCGTGGACGACCAGGCGGTGTGGAGGGACGACCACACGGTCGTCTACGCGATGCCCGGGGACTATGGGGCGGACCTGTACAGCGTCCCTGCGAACGGCACGGGAAAGCCGCGGCGCATCAGCACCGCGGCGGTGTCTCCCGCGTACGTCGACTAGGGCGCGCCCCGGAAGGGGCGCGCAGCGCTACAGCACCGGCAAGTTCTTCCGAAGCTCGAACGCCGTCACCTCGGAGCGGTACTCCTCCCACTCCTGCCGCTTGTTGCGCAGGAAGAAGTCGAAGACGTGCTCGCCCAGCGTCTCGGCGACCAGGTCGCTCCGCTCCATCAGGGTCAGGGCCTCGCCCAGGTTCTGGGGCAGGGGCTCGATGCCCATCGCGCGGCGTTCCGCGTCGGAGAGGGCCCAGACGTCGTCCTCGGCGCCCGGGGGGAGTTCGTAGCCCTCTTCGATGCCCTTGAGGCCGGAGGCGAGGAGGAGGGCGTAGGCCAGGTACGGGTTCGCGCCCGAGTCCAGGGATCGGACCTCGACCCGTGCCGAACCCGTCTTGCCGGGCTTGTACATCGGGACGCGGACCAGGGCCGAGCGGTTGTTGTGGCCCCAGCAGATGTACGAGGGGGCCTCGCCGCCGGCGCCGGCCGTGCGCTCGGAGCCGCCCCAGATGCGCTTGTAGGAGTTGACCCACTGGTTGGTGATCGCGGAGATCTCCCCCGCGTGCTTCAGCAGGCCCGCGATGAAGGAGCGGCCGACCTTGGAGAGCTGGTACTCCGAGCCCGACTCGTAGAACGCGTTCCGGTCGCCCTCGAAGAGGGAGAGGTGCGTGTGCATGCCGCTGCCCGGGTGTTCCGAGAACGGCTTCGGCATGAACGTCGCCTGCACGCCCTGCTCCAGCGCGACCTGCTTCATGACCAGGCGGAAGGTCATGATGTTGTCCGCCGTGGAGAGCGCGTCGGCGTAGCGGAGGTCGATCTCCTGCTGGCCCGGTGCGCCCTCGTGGTGGGAGAACTCCACCGAGATGCCCATCGACTCCAGCATGGTGATCGCCTGGCGGCGGAAGTCCATGCCCACGTTCTGCGGGGTGTGGTCGAAGTAGCCGGAGTTGTCGGCGGGCGTCGGGCGCGAGCCGTCCAGGGGGCGGTCCTTCAGGAGGAAGAACTCGATCTCCGGGTGGGTGTAGAAGGTGAAACCCAGGTCGGAGGTCTTGGCGAGGGCGCGCTTGAGCACGTACCGCGGGTCCGCGAAGGACGGGGAGCCGTCCGGCATGAGGATGTCGCAGAACATGCGGGCCGTGCCGGGTGCCTCCGCGCGCCACGGCAGGACCTGGAAGGTGGAGGGGTCCGGCTTGGCGATCATGTCGGACTCGTAGACCCGGGCGAAGCCCTCGATCGCGGAGCCGTCGAAGCCGATGCCCTCGTCGAAGGCCTGTTCCAGCTCGGCGGGGGCCACGGCGACGGACTTGAGGAAGCCCAGCACGTCCGTGAACCACAGCCGTACGAACCGGATGTCGCGCTCCTCCAGTGTCCGGAGCACGAACTCCTGCTGCTTGTCCATCTTCCGCTTCCCCATCCTTGCTGGTCAGGCCGCCTGTCCTCGTACCGCAGGAGGCGGTCGGGCACCTGAGCATCCCACCACAACACCATTTCGTGCGCGTTGCCGACCATGATCGGCAGGCCGACCTCGGGCTGAACGCCTCGCGTACGGCAGGTGTCCTGCGCTGTTGCCCGGCTTCTGACCATCTTGCCTGCTCGAACCGACATTCGTCATACCTGGTCCGGGGGTGAATCCGGCGTTCTCCCCGCTTTGCTGTGGGCGCCCTACGAGAACCCGTTCCTCCCCACTACGATCGGCAACGCCCGACCTTCCTGTCCCTTCCCCCAAAAGGACACATACCTCATGGGTTCCGCCAAGAACACCGGTTCCGCGGCGCGCAAGGCGCGCATCGAGGAGATGCGGCGCGCCGAGCAGTCCCGCGAGCGGCGCGGCCGGATCGTGAAGATCGCGGCGAGCGCGGTGGTCGTCGCCGGTCTCGTCGTCGGCGGGGTCGCCGTCGTGCACGCGCAGTCCGGCAAGAAGGACAGCTCCGCGAGCGACTCCAAGGGCGGCGGTTCGGGGCACTTCGTCGCCGGCGCGGACGGTGTGAACACCTGGAAGGGGACGCTGGGCCGCACCCATGTCACCGGCACGCTGAACTACCCGATGCACCCGCCGGTGGGCGGCAACCACAACCCGGTCTGGCTGAACTGCAACGGGAACGTCTACACCAAGGCCGTCAAGGACGAGAACGCGGTGCACGCGCTGGAGCACGGCGCGGTCTGGGTGACGTACAACAAGAAGGCCTCGGCGGCCGACGTCAAGGCGCTGGCGGACAAGGTGAAGACGACGCCGTACTCGCTGATGAGTCCGTACGACAGCCAGAAGGACCCGATCATGCTGTCGGCGTGGGGGCACCAGCGGACCGTGAAGAGCGCGAGCGACCCGGCCGTCAACACGTTCTTCGAGAAGTTCGTGCAGGGCAGCCAGACTCCCGAGCCGGGTGCCTCGTGCACCGGCGGGACGATGTGACGTGAGGGCGTACGTCGGGTGGGTCGCGGGTGCCGCGGCCGCCGTACTGGTCGCGGGCGGCGCGATCACCTACGCGGTCGCCGAGGACGGCGGCGGCAGCGGTTCGAGCAACTCCCGTACTCCTGCGGCCGATTCGGCGGACGCCGGGTTCGCGCGGGACATGGCGGTCCATCATCAGCAGGCCGTCGAGATGTCGTACATCGTCCGGGACCGTACGAAGAACGTGGAAGTACGGCGCCTTGCATACGACATCGCGCAGACGCAGGCCAACCAACGGGGCATGCTGCTGGGCTGGTTGGACCTGTGGGGGCTGCCGAAGGTGTCCGCGGACCCGCCGATGACCTGGATGGGCATGGGCGACATGGCGTCCGGCAAGGACGGCTCGCTGATGCCCGGGATGGCGACCAACTCCGAGCTGACGAAGCTGAATTCACTGAGCGGCAAGCCCGCCGAGGTGTTCTTCCTGCAGCTCATGACGGACCATCACAAGGGCGGTATCCACATGGCCGAGGGGTGTGTGGACAAGTGCCGGGTGGGGGTGGAGAAGCGACTGGCGCAGGGAATGGTCGACGCGCAGCAGTCGGAGATCCAGTTGATGGCCGACATGCTCAAGGAGCGTGGCGCAAAAGCGCGTTCGTAAAGCATCCCCGGTCGTTCGTTACACGCCCGTAAGGAAAAAAGCCACCAAATCGCCCTGGGTGACGGTTCCTTGGGCTTCTCTTGACTTTCGCGTTCCCCTTGCATGAACGGTTCGTCGAAAGAGTGGCCCCCACGTGTGATCCATCCCGGACCCTCCCGCCGCGGGTTCCGTACGGATCGACGACGACCAACCACTCCATGCGTCGAACCGCATAGCAGGGGGTTTTATGAGATCCAATCGCGCCACCATGCGCGCCGGCGTGAGCATGGCAGCGACACTGCCCATGATCGCCGGTGCACTGGCGCTCGGCATACCCGCGGCGCACGCCGCGGACAGCCCGGGCCGGGACACGCTCGCGGGCACCAAGCCCGCGTGGGCGACGGCCAAGGCGGACAAGGGAGCGACCTCCGACAGCTCCCAGGTCTCCGCCCGGGTCTACCTCGCCGGCCGGAACGCGTCCGGCCTCGCGGCGTACGCCAAGTCCGTCTCGGACCCGAGTTCGGCCCTGTACGGCAAGTACCTGAGCGCCGCTCAGGTGCAGCAGCGCTTCGGCGCCACGACGGCCCAGGTGACCGCCGTCAAGTCCTGGCTGAAGTCCGCCGGGCTGAAGGTCACCGGCACCACGCAGCACTACGTCACGGTCTCCGGTGACGTGGCCGCGGTCGAGAAGGCGTTCAGCACCTCGCTGCACAACTACTCGAAGGGCTCGAAGACCTACCGCGCCCCGTCGAAGACCGCCTCCGCGCCGGACAGCCTCAACGGTGCCGTCCTGACCGTGACCGGTCTGGACAACGCCCCGCACAAGGCGAACCACGACGACGCGCTGCCGGGTCCGACCGCGGTGTTCAAGAACTCGGGGCCGTTCTCCTCGTACTACGGCTCCAACACCGCGACCACGCTGCCGTCGGCGTACGGCAAGAAGATCCCGTACGCCGTCCAGGGTTACACCGGCAAGCAGTTGCGGGCGGCCTACGGCGCCGGCAAGTACACGGGCAAGGGCGTGCGCGTCGCCATCACCGACGCCTACGCCTCGCCGACGATCGCCTTCGACGCGGCCACCTACGCGAAGAACCACGGCGACAAGAAGTACAGCACCAGCCAGCTCAAGCAGGTGCTCCCCTCGGACTACACGCAGACCGAGGCCTGTGACGCGTCCGGCTGGTACGGCGAGGAGACCCTCGACGTCGAGGCCGTGCACGCGGTGGCGCCGGACGCGAACATCACGTACGTGGGTGCCGCGTCCTGCTTCGACGACGATCTGCTCGACTCGCTCAGCAAGGTCGTCGACAACCACCTGGCCGACATCGTCTCCAACTCGTGGGGCGACATCGAGGCCAACCAGACCCCGGACCTCGCGGCCGCCTACGACCAGGTGTTCCAGCTCGGCGCGGTCGAGGGCATCGGCTTCTACTTCTCCTCCGGTGACAACGGCGACGAGGTCGCCAACACCGGTACGAAGCAGGTCGACACCCCGGCCAACTCGGCGTGGGTGACGGCGGTCGGCGGTACCTCGCTGGCGGTCGGCAAGGGCGACAAGTACCTGTGGGAGACCGGCTGGGGCACCGAGAAGGCCGCGCTGTCGGCCGACGGCAAGAGCTGGACCAGCTTCCCCGGCGCCTTCACCTCGGGCGCGGGCGGCGGCACCAGCAAGACCGTGGCCGAGCCCTTCTACCAGAAGGGTGTCGTCCCGAACGCGCTCGCCACGGCCAACAGCGCCACCGGCAACCGCGTCGTTCCGGACATCTCGGCGATCGCCGACCCGAACACCGGTTTCAAGGTCGGCCAGACGCAGACCTTCCCGGACGGGTCCGTGCAGTACAGCGAGTACCGGATCGGCGGCACCTCGCTCGCCTCCCCGGTGATCGCGGCGGTCCAGGCCCTGGCCCAGGAGGCGCGCGGCGGCAAGGCGATCGGTTTCGCCAACCCGTCGATCTACGCCAAGTACGGCTCGAAGGCCTACCACGACGTGACCGACAACCCGACGGGCTCCGGCCTGGCGGTGGCGCGCGTGGACTTCGCCAACACCGTCGACGCCACCGACGGCCTGCTGACCTCGGTCCGCAGCCTCGGCAAGGACAGCTCGCTGTCCGCGGTGAAGGGCTACGACGACGTGACCGGCGTGGGCACGCCCGCGGACGGCTACGTCCAGTCGTTCGTCCGCTCGCAGGGTCACCGCTGACCCGTAAGCGGTAAGCGGTAACGAGTCACCTGTCGATGGGGTGGCGTGGGGTGCACCACACCTCGCGCCACCCCATTGCGTCGCCCTGACGATTACGGGCGATTACAGTGGACCCCGTGCCTCCACTGAACTTCTGGTCGATCTATCAGCACGGCTTCGCCCGCGTCGCCGCCTGCACGGGCCACACCGTGATCGCGGACCCGCACGCCAACGCCGAAGCCGTCCTGCGCCACGCCCGCCGGTGCTCCGAGGAGGGCGTCGCGGTCGCCGTCTTCGCGGAGATGGGCCTGTGCGGCTACTCCATCGAGGACCTGATCCTCCAGGACGTACTCCTGGACCAGGTCGAGGAGGCGCTCCAGGAGGTGGTGACCGGCTCGGCAGACCTGCTGCCGGTCCTGGTCGTCGGCGCCCCGCTGCGCCACCGCAACCGGATCTACAACTGCGCGGTCCTGGTGCACCGGGGCCGCGTCCTGGGCGTCGTACCGAAGTCGTATCCCCCGAACTACCGCGAGTTCTACGAACGCCGCCAGATCGCCGACGGCGCCGACGAGCGCGGCGGTTCGATCCAACTGGGCGGCGAGAGTGTGCCGTTCGGGGTGGACCTGCTGTTCGCGGCGCAGGACGTACCGTCCCTCGTGCTGCACGCGGAGATCTGCGAGGACATGTGGGTGCCGGTGCCGCCGAGCGCCGAGGCCGCCCTGGCGGGTGCGACGGTGCTCGTCAACCTCTCCGGCAGCCCGATCACGGTCGGCCGCGCCGAGGACCGCAAACTGCTGTGCCGCTCGGCGTCCGCGCGCTGCCTCGCCGCGTACGTCTACGCGGCGGCCGGTCTCGGCGAGTCGACGACGGACCTGTCCTGGGACGGCCAGGCGATGGTCTACGAGAACGGTGTGCTGCTGGCCGAGACGGACCGCTTCCCGCTGGGCGACGAGTACGCGGTGGCGGACGTCGACCTCGACCTGCTGCGGCAGGAACGGCAGCGGATGGGCACGTTCGACGACAACCGGCGGACGCATCGGGCACGGACGGCCGACTTCCGCACGGTTTCCTTCGAACTGGCCCCGCCGCTCACGGACTTGGGACTCCGCCGGCGTCTGGAGCGCTTCCCGTTCGTACCGGCCGACGCGGAGCGGCTCGCGCAGGACTGCTACGAGGCGTACAACATCCAGGTCGAGGGCCTTCAGCAGCGGCTCGCGGCGATCGGCGGCCCCAAGGTCGTCATCGGGGTCTCCGGCGGCCTCGACTCCACGCACGCGCTGATCGTCGCCGCGCGCGCGATGGACCGCGCGGGGCGTCCGCGCAGCGACATCCTGGCCTGGACGCTGCCCGGTTTCGCGACCAGCGACCACACCAAGGACAACGCGCACGCGCTGATGCGGGCGATCGGCGTGACCGCGGCGGAGCTGGACATCACGCCGACCGCGCGCCTGATGCTGAAGGAGATGGGCCACCCCTTCGCCTCCGGCGAGCCGGTCTACGACATCACCTTCGAGAACGTCCAGGCGGGCCTGCGCACGGACTACCTGTTCCGCCTCGCCAACCAGCGCAACGGCATCGTGCTCGGCACGGGTGACCTTTCCGAGCTGGCGCTGGGCTGGTCCACGTACGGCGTCGGCGACCAGATGAGCCACTACAACGTCAACTCCGGCGTACCGAAGACCCTGATCCAGCACCTCATCCGCTGGGTGGTCAGCAGCGACCAGTTCGACGAGGAGACCGGCAAGATCCTCACCGCGATCCTCGACACGGAGATCAGCCCGGAGCTGGTACCGGGCGAGGAGATGCAGTCCACGGAGTCGAAGATCGGCCCGTACGCGCTGCACGACTTCACGCTGTTCCATGTGCTGCGGTACGGGTTCCGGCCGTCGAAGATCGCGTTCCTGGCGTGGCACGCGTGGCACGAGGCGGGGGGCGGGGCCTGGCCTCCCGGCTTCCCGGAGGAGAAGCGGGTGGCGTACGACCTGCCCGAGATCCGGCGGTGGCTGGAGGTGTTCTGCCGGCGCTTCTTCGGGTTCGCGCAGTTCAAGCGGTCGGCGATGCCGAACGGGCCGAAGGTTTCGGCGGGCGGGTCGTTGTCGCCTCGGGGGGACTGGCGGGCGCCGTCCGACGGGTCGGCCACGGCTTGGCTGCGGGATCTGGAGCGGTTCGACTAGGGGGCGAAGCCGTGGCTCAGGGAGACGCGGTGGTCAGGGCCCTGCTGACGGCGATGGCGACCTTGGAGGACCTCGTCGAGGTGGGGCATGACTCGCATGTGGCGTTGAGCACCCTGGAGGACATCGCCCATGAGCTGGGCGGGATGGATTCGGGTGAGCGACGGCGGTTCGGGGAGGCGCTGGAGCGCGTCGCCGGGGAGGAGCCGGGGCGGGCGGCTTGGGTCCGGGGCGTTCCGGATGCGCTGGGCCTTGAGCGTTGAGGCTCGGGGGCTGACGGACGGGGTGTCCGCCGCATCCGGTCGGCCAAGAGGTCAACCTCTCAACCGACCGAGACCCGTGGGTGGGTGGGCGAGAATCAGTGGTGCAGCGCCGGGGACTGGTCGGGGACGTGAGCTGCTACCAAGCGCTCGCGGCCGCTTCCCGAGACACCTCGGCGCCGGTCCACGCTCCATGCCGTGGCGGCAACTCCCAATCCCAGTACCGCCAACACCGCTCCGGCCAGCGCAGGCGACGTAGCG from Streptomyces sp. NBC_01478 includes the following:
- a CDS encoding DUF3105 domain-containing protein produces the protein MGSAKNTGSAARKARIEEMRRAEQSRERRGRIVKIAASAVVVAGLVVGGVAVVHAQSGKKDSSASDSKGGGSGHFVAGADGVNTWKGTLGRTHVTGTLNYPMHPPVGGNHNPVWLNCNGNVYTKAVKDENAVHALEHGAVWVTYNKKASAADVKALADKVKTTPYSLMSPYDSQKDPIMLSAWGHQRTVKSASDPAVNTFFEKFVQGSQTPEPGASCTGGTM
- a CDS encoding VOC family protein, translated to MDMTLEVILLPVSDVDRAKAFYQDKVGFHVDLDGEVMEGVRIVQLTPPGSGCSIALVDGLQVPTGTPQPGTYHGMQLCVQDAKAAYDELTARGLEVSEPVQFAPQDGATFMYFKDPDGNGWAIQEYRKRATEPLHQVLAQLAGPQQ
- a CDS encoding DUF305 domain-containing protein, with protein sequence MRAYVGWVAGAAAAVLVAGGAITYAVAEDGGGSGSSNSRTPAADSADAGFARDMAVHHQQAVEMSYIVRDRTKNVEVRRLAYDIAQTQANQRGMLLGWLDLWGLPKVSADPPMTWMGMGDMASGKDGSLMPGMATNSELTKLNSLSGKPAEVFFLQLMTDHHKGGIHMAEGCVDKCRVGVEKRLAQGMVDAQQSEIQLMADMLKERGAKARS
- a CDS encoding pyridoxamine 5'-phosphate oxidase family protein, which translates into the protein MTYKEPRTRLDPRYSDPAATATDWATAQARLDEAELFWISTVRPDGRPHVTPLPAVWADGALHFCTGPEERKALNLAGNPHVVLTTGTNTVDTGYDLVVEGAAVRVVDEDRLRELAAAWEAKYGSFWHFDVRDGAFHHGSGHAFVFAVAPRTVFGFGKGEPFSQTRWRFE
- a CDS encoding TolB family protein, with the translated sequence MTLRSRILVLLAAVAVLAAVATASVLHASARSERRNETQPGGPKITAGRITLTDPDRMVFRNMAWGPHRDELTTVPASNPAGPRIASGLKCLRFYASSGTGVCLQAVHGTVTDTYRALILDAHLKETARYDVPGIPSRARVSPTGHFAAWTAFVGGDSYAGTNFSTRAAIVDTRTGHLIPSLESFRILKDGHIYHAADVNFWGVTFAADDRTFYATLATKGSTYLVRGDLHTRTVTTIHTNVECPSLSPDGTRIAFKKRVKGLPKDAPWHLYVLDLRTMRETPLAESRSVDDQAVWRDDHTVVYAMPGDYGADLYSVPANGTGKPRRISTAAVSPAYVD
- a CDS encoding S53 family peptidase gives rise to the protein MAATLPMIAGALALGIPAAHAADSPGRDTLAGTKPAWATAKADKGATSDSSQVSARVYLAGRNASGLAAYAKSVSDPSSALYGKYLSAAQVQQRFGATTAQVTAVKSWLKSAGLKVTGTTQHYVTVSGDVAAVEKAFSTSLHNYSKGSKTYRAPSKTASAPDSLNGAVLTVTGLDNAPHKANHDDALPGPTAVFKNSGPFSSYYGSNTATTLPSAYGKKIPYAVQGYTGKQLRAAYGAGKYTGKGVRVAITDAYASPTIAFDAATYAKNHGDKKYSTSQLKQVLPSDYTQTEACDASGWYGEETLDVEAVHAVAPDANITYVGAASCFDDDLLDSLSKVVDNHLADIVSNSWGDIEANQTPDLAAAYDQVFQLGAVEGIGFYFSSGDNGDEVANTGTKQVDTPANSAWVTAVGGTSLAVGKGDKYLWETGWGTEKAALSADGKSWTSFPGAFTSGAGGGTSKTVAEPFYQKGVVPNALATANSATGNRVVPDISAIADPNTGFKVGQTQTFPDGSVQYSEYRIGGTSLASPVIAAVQALAQEARGGKAIGFANPSIYAKYGSKAYHDVTDNPTGSGLAVARVDFANTVDATDGLLTSVRSLGKDSSLSAVKGYDDVTGVGTPADGYVQSFVRSQGHR
- a CDS encoding alkaline phosphatase family protein; this translates as MASALAFSAAAVGVWTGFGTVSAAHAATVVPTPDHVVVVVMENHAYSQVIGSSSAPYINSLATGGAALTQSYGITHPSQPNYFALFSGSTQGITSDSCYTAGFSSAANLASEVTAAGGSWASYNETLPSQGSTTCSSGTYARKHNPWFGFSNVATSTAKTFTQFPTDYTALPDLSFVTPNLCSDMHDCSVATGDTWLKNNLGAYATWAKTHNSLLVVTFDEDNLLSGNRIPTVFYGQPVKAGSTSSTTYNHYNLLRTLEDSQGLTTHAGNAASAADITGIWAS
- the glnA gene encoding type I glutamate--ammonia ligase; protein product: MDKQQEFVLRTLEERDIRFVRLWFTDVLGFLKSVAVAPAELEQAFDEGIGFDGSAIEGFARVYESDMIAKPDPSTFQVLPWRAEAPGTARMFCDILMPDGSPSFADPRYVLKRALAKTSDLGFTFYTHPEIEFFLLKDRPLDGSRPTPADNSGYFDHTPQNVGMDFRRQAITMLESMGISVEFSHHEGAPGQQEIDLRYADALSTADNIMTFRLVMKQVALEQGVQATFMPKPFSEHPGSGMHTHLSLFEGDRNAFYESGSEYQLSKVGRSFIAGLLKHAGEISAITNQWVNSYKRIWGGSERTAGAGGEAPSYICWGHNNRSALVRVPMYKPGKTGSARVEVRSLDSGANPYLAYALLLASGLKGIEEGYELPPGAEDDVWALSDAERRAMGIEPLPQNLGEALTLMERSDLVAETLGEHVFDFFLRNKRQEWEEYRSEVTAFELRKNLPVL
- a CDS encoding MFS transporter, coding for MYVADSRANAGSTTASTTGTPARVSAVVAPTVFALGAVSLITDVSSEMVTAVLPLYLVTGLGLSPLGFGLLDGIYNGFSALVRLVGGHLADRGGGRHKWVAGVGYAVSAACKPLLLLAHTLTPIGLILAADRTGKGLRTAPRDALISLSSTPENRGRAFGVHRAMDTAGALLGPLVAFLILRATVDGYDAVFTVSFCVAVVGVLVLVLFVPGSSSTAAPRTEKAVRERVVGERAVGEKAVRPTLRAAFALLARRDLRRITVCALLLGLATVSDSFVYLLLQRRLGVPDRWFALLPLGTAAAFLLLAVPLGRLADRVGRWQVFLAGHGALLTAYALLLTSWHGTALPYAVLLLHGAFYAATDGVLMAAASDSVPEELRSSGLALVQTGQAAARFVCSLGFGAAWTLWGDRTALMASAVALAGCAAFALTLRPGRSVPEPVS